Within the Musa acuminata AAA Group cultivar baxijiao chromosome BXJ2-9, Cavendish_Baxijiao_AAA, whole genome shotgun sequence genome, the region AATTGGAAACTGCTCTCTGTAGATGAACCTGTCTCAACCATTCAATCTTGTCCATCTTCTGCAAACGTCATTAAACCAGAATCTAACTTCCCCCTAAACATAGAAGTCAAAGTCAAACTGGACAATCTATAAATAAGTCAACCCCCTAACTGCCTCAGAAGAAGTCCAAATCTATCATCAATTGTCCATCACAAAATACTTGTAACAAAAGAACAGATAAATTACACACAGGGAAGGCAGATGAAACCTTGAAGtgagaagggaggaggagaacagaAAGGCCTCCCTCTTCCTTGTTTGCTGGTAGACAGATGTGCTACGATTATATTAAGTATACCAATCTCTTGTCTTTTCTCCAACCATAAGGTACCATTGAAggctttttctttcttctgtctCTCTCTAGATTCAACAGAAGAAGAGTTTTCATCTTCTTTCTCCATCAGAATTTGCTGCAGATATGAACGGTTTGCGTGTGAATTCGTCCCCCCAGTTGATTCCTCCGAGTGGTGTAGATCATCCAAACGAAGCCACTTTGGAAGGTGAAGAATGTTACATATCTGTTCTTCTTCCTTCATTTCATCTTGTTATCTCCTTACTCTGCTGTGTTTGATGTCGTCGCAGAGAATGTGAAGTCGTTGTTGAGGTTGATACATGATTACACTGAAGGCGGTGGGCGCAGACCACAATGCGTCACCGGGATGATGACGGTCCTCGATGGTCTTAAGTCTCAGGTCCAGAAGCTGCAGCCTCCACGGAGGGGAGAGGCCGAGCTCCGCCGGTGCAACACCGACCTCCGCCGTGGCGCGCCTCCGAGGGAGAAGAAGCCCCTCGACCCGGCTGCTGACGAGGTCCAGAAGCTACGGCGGGAGCTGTTCGCGAACATGACCGCCCGCAGGAACCTGGAGAGGATGTTCTCCAGCCTGGGCAAGGAGAAGGAGATCATGGCGGCGGAGCTGACGAGGAAGGCGCGGGAGCTGGCGGAGGCGGAGGAGCTCGTCGACGACCTCCGGGCGCAGAATGAGGTGCTTCTGGAGAAGGTCAAGGCGTGCGCGTCGGAGCACAAGAAGAACGGCGGGCAGTCGCAGCTCAACTCGGTGCTGCAGGAGCGGAACAAGGCACTGTCGGAGCAGCTCCTCAAGTCGTTGGATGCGTACAGAACGGTGAAGAGGTGGCTAAGGGATGCCCAGGAGGAGAACGCGAGGATCGTTTTGGAGGCCGCGGAGGTGGCGGCGGCGAGCGCGGGGATCGCGCATCGCGTACGTGAAAGAATGGAGGGAGGTGGGAATGGGAAGGTGAGGACGGAGGGGGAGATTAACTCCTTGGAGCAGATGCTGCATGGATTGCAAGGGAAGCTGAGGAAAGTTAGCCCAAAACATAAGGGAGATTGTTAGGAGCTGAAACCTTCAAGTTTAGGTGGAGAGATTGAGAGGAGAGGGACTGATGGAGAGGAAATGTaacgttttccttttcttttagttggaagatttgtatggactttatatatataagaattgtAACATGATAAGTTATTAAaccaattatttttctttatagagacaaaagtaatattttttaatgaaaaaaacCTGATTAAGATAATCATAATGAGCTCTTAAAAGGATATAATTAGaagtttttaaattataaaataatatatttcatatcatataatatataaaaatgaactaattacatattacctcttaTAATTATTTACCTTTAATAtttcgatttttatatttttaagagttatatttaaatttttatacttataaaaataaaatattaaatattttataatattaaaaaatcaaaaaaatggTGAAAGGTTTTGTTGGAACAACGAGTTAAATGCTTCACTTTTATAAATACAGagatctcaatataaattttaaaaatataaaaattaagatgttAAAAATAATTAGTTAGAAGAGATAATCTGTAATTACTTAAAAAAAGGACTTATTAGCTCAGTTGTTGATCAGTGCTAATAACTCATATTTATTGTTTttgtttgaatatatatatatatatatacatatatatacatatatatatatgtatatatatgtatatatacatatatatacatatatatatgtatatgtatatatatatatatatatatatatatatatatatatgtatatatatatatatatatatatgtatatgtatatatatgtatatatatatatatatatttgtctttttttactttttaaataGATATTTTCTGAACCGTAGGATGAGAAACATTCTTAATAACAACAAATCTTAGCCATCAATTTACCCAATACTATGACCCACACGACAACTAGTGAACACATCCATCCTCGCATTAGCGGGATGGCCTGATGCAACCTGAGCGAGCCCCATCGGCCGTCACCCAACCCGCCTCTTCAAACCCCGCCGCTCTCGGCCGCTGCGTCGCGCTGCTGCAGACATGCAAGTCCCTGCCTTGGCTCAAGCAGATCCACGCTCACGCCGTCCGCCGTGGCGTCCCTCTCGGCCACCCCGGCCTGGCCAAGCACCTCGTCTTCGCCCTCGTTTCCCTCCCCGCCGCCGACCCCATGCCCTACGCCAGCGCCGTCTTCGCCCAGGTCCCCAACCCCGGGGTCTTCAGTTACAACACCATGATCCGCGGCTACGCCGAGAGCTGTCACCCCCGCCACGCCCTCGACGTCCACCGCCTCATGCTCGCCGCCGACGTCCCCCCGGACTCCCACACCTACCCCTTCCTCCTCAAGGCCTGCGCCAAACTGCTGTCTCTCTGCGACGGCGAGAGGGTCCACTGCCGCTCCGTCAAGGACGGCCATGACGCCTGCGTCTTCGTCCAGAACACACTTGTTCATTTCTACGCGGCCTGCGGACTCTTCGAGAGCGCACACAAGTTGTTCGAGAGGATGTCCCAAAAAAACCTCATTTCGTGGAACTCTGTCATTAATGGCTTCGCCATAAACGGGAGGCCTAATGAGGCGCTGACCCTCTTCAGGGAGATGGTCGCGGACGCGGATGGCGGCATCGAGCCTGATGGTTTCACCATGGTCAGCTTGCTCTGCGCCTGTGCCGAGCTGGGGGCCTTGGCTCTCGGCCGCAGATCCCATGTTTACCTTGCTAAGCGAGGCCTGGAAAGGAACGCCCACGTTGGGAATGCGCTCATAGATTTCTATGCCAAGTGTGGAAGCATCGAGGAGGCTTACAAGGTATTCGACGAGATGGATGAGAGGACTGTGGTATCGTGGACTTGTTTGATAGTAGGGTTGGCCATGAACGGGTTTGGCGAAGAATCTCTCGACCTCTTCCATGCAATGGAGAGGGAAAGATTGGTGCCGACTGAGATCACCTTGGTTGGGGTGTTGTACGCTTGTAGCCATTGCGGGTTGGTTGACGATGGATTCAGGTACTTCAACAGGTTGACACGAGACTATGGCATCGTGCCCAAGATAGAGCACTATGGTTGCATGGTTGATCTCCTGGGACGAGCTGGCTTGGTGGAAGAGGCACACAGTTACATCATGAACATGCCACTGGAGCCCAATGCTGTCATCTGGAGGACCTTGCTTGGAGCATGCACCATGCACAAGAGGCTGGAAATTGGGGAAGCAGTTTGGGCTAGGCTCGTGGAATTGGACCCTGGCCATAGCGGCGACTACGTGCTCCTATCCAATATGTATGCTGCTGTCGGTCAGTGGGGGATTGTTCACAAGCTCCGGAGGAGCATGCTGAAGGGAGGGGTGAGAAAGATGCCTGGCCACAGCCTCGTCGAACTGGGCAACCACATGCATGAGTTCATCATGGGTGATCGCTCACATCCTCAGAGCCAGCAAATATATGAGATGCTCGAAGAGATTGCAGCGAGGCTGAGGCTGGAAGGCTACATGCCTCACACAACGAATGTTTTGGCTGAtatagaggaggaagagaaggagacgGCACTGAACTACCACAGCGAGAGGTTGGCCATAGCCTTTGCTCTCCTTAACACTGCCCCAGGGACCCCCATCAGGATAGTGAAGAACCTGAGGGTATGTGCAGATTGCCACATTGTGACCAAACTGATATCCAAGATTTATGACCGGGAGATTGTGGTGAGAGATCGGAGTCGATTCCACCATGTAAGAGGTGGATCCTGTTCTTGTAAGGATTATTGGTAGGCTACAGTAGTGTTCTCCCAGCAAGATTATACTGCATTCGGAATCAAGGTACACAATCAGCTCCAGTTACTTGGTTTCTCGTTTATGATATTGTAACATGTTAATGGAATGCAACAAAGTCCAGTGTGAATCAAAGCTAATTAGTTCTATGCCATCTTCTTTTACCTTTTTTGTAGCAGA harbors:
- the LOC135622095 gene encoding uncharacterized protein LOC135622095, coding for MNGLRVNSSPQLIPPSGVDHPNEATLEENVKSLLRLIHDYTEGGGRRPQCVTGMMTVLDGLKSQVQKLQPPRRGEAELRRCNTDLRRGAPPREKKPLDPAADEVQKLRRELFANMTARRNLERMFSSLGKEKEIMAAELTRKARELAEAEELVDDLRAQNEVLLEKVKACASEHKKNGGQSQLNSVLQERNKALSEQLLKSLDAYRTVKRWLRDAQEENARIVLEAAEVAAASAGIAHRVRERMEGGGNGKVRTEGEINSLEQMLHGLQGKLRKVSPKHKGDC
- the LOC135585975 gene encoding pentatricopeptide repeat-containing protein At4g21065-like, encoding MQPERAPSAVTQPASSNPAALGRCVALLQTCKSLPWLKQIHAHAVRRGVPLGHPGLAKHLVFALVSLPAADPMPYASAVFAQVPNPGVFSYNTMIRGYAESCHPRHALDVHRLMLAADVPPDSHTYPFLLKACAKLLSLCDGERVHCRSVKDGHDACVFVQNTLVHFYAACGLFESAHKLFERMSQKNLISWNSVINGFAINGRPNEALTLFREMVADADGGIEPDGFTMVSLLCACAELGALALGRRSHVYLAKRGLERNAHVGNALIDFYAKCGSIEEAYKVFDEMDERTVVSWTCLIVGLAMNGFGEESLDLFHAMERERLVPTEITLVGVLYACSHCGLVDDGFRYFNRLTRDYGIVPKIEHYGCMVDLLGRAGLVEEAHSYIMNMPLEPNAVIWRTLLGACTMHKRLEIGEAVWARLVELDPGHSGDYVLLSNMYAAVGQWGIVHKLRRSMLKGGVRKMPGHSLVELGNHMHEFIMGDRSHPQSQQIYEMLEEIAARLRLEGYMPHTTNVLADIEEEEKETALNYHSERLAIAFALLNTAPGTPIRIVKNLRVCADCHIVTKLISKIYDREIVVRDRSRFHHVRGGSCSCKDYW